CGAACTTCGATACGTGCCATGGAATGACTCCTGGAAATGTTGACTGTGGGATGGGCGCCCTCACACGGGCGCAGGGACGGTGGGTTGCTTCCTGGCCTGTTCCAGCACTTCGGCGCCCAGGCCGGTGTGCACTTCGCCGGCGTTGAACGACGGGCTTTGCAGGACCTGCCGGACGAAGGCGATGTTGGTCTTCACGCCTTCGATGGTGGTGGCGTCCAGCGCGGCCACCAGGCGCTCGATGGCCTGCGCGCGCGTGGTGCCGTGTGCGATCAGCTTGCCGATCATGGGGTCGTAGAACGGCGTGATCGTGTTGCCTTCGGCGAAGCCGGTTTCCACACGAACCCCTTCAGCGCGGGGAAACCGCAATGTCTTGAGCGGGCCCGGCGAGGGAAAGAAGCGCACCGGGTCTTCGGCGTAGATGCGTGCTTCGATGGCGTGCCCCTGCAGCTCGATGTCCTTCGGCAGCACGTCGTCCAGCCGATCGCCCCAGGCCAGGCGCACCTGGGCACGGACCAGGTCGATACCCGTCACGGCCTCGGTGACCGCGTGCTCGACTTGCAGCCGCGTGTTCATCTCCAGGAAATGGAAGTGCCCCGCGCCGTCGTACAGCGTTTCCACGGTGCCGATGACGTCGTAGCCCAGGCCGGCCAGGATGCTGGCCGCCTGGTCGGCCGCCGCGTCCACCTGCGCGCGCGGGATGGCGGGCGCACCGGCTTCCTCGATGACTTTCTGGTGGCGCCGCTGCACGGAACAGTCCCGTTCGAACAGGTGGCGCACGTTGCCGTGCCGGTCGGCGAGGATCTGGAACTCCACGTGGCGTGGCCGTTCGACCAGGCGTTCGAGGTACAACTCGGCGTTGCCGAAACTGCGCTGTGCGAGCGAACGCGCCTGCTCGACGGCCTTGAGCAGTTGCGCGTCGTCGCGCGCGGCCAGCATCCCGATGCCGCCACCACCGCCGGCCGGCTTCACCAGCACGGGGTAGCCCACGCGCGCCGCCTCGGCCAGCGTGCGGGCCTCGTTCGTGTCCAGCAGCTCGGAGCTCGCGCCCATGGGCATGCCGTGTTGCGCCATCAGCTCGCGCGCGCGCGTCTTGTGCCCCATGGCTTCGATCCAGCGTGGGCTGGGGCCGATGAAGCAGGCACCGCTGTCGTTGACACGCTGCGCGAAACCGGCGTTTTCCGACAGGAAGCCGTAGCCCGGGTGCAGGCCGTCCGCACCAGAGCGTTGCATGACGTCGAGCAAGGCGTCCTGGTTGAGGTAGCTGGCGCGCGGATCGGAGGCGCCGATGGCGTAGACCTCGTCGGCCAGTGCAAGGTAGGGCAGATCCTGGTCCGCCTCGGAGTGCACGGCCACCGTGCGGATGCCCAGCGCCTTGAGCGAGCGCAGCACGCGCGCGGCGACGGCACCCCGGTTGGCGATCATCACTTTGTGGAACATGGCTGGTGCACCTTCAACCGAAAGCGGCCTGGGAGGCGCCAGCGTGCGCCGACTCGGCGGGGGACGGGCCGCACCAGATCGCGCGCGCCGCTTCGAGACGCGTCAGATCCGCTTCGCTCATGCCCAGGTCGTTCAGCAACACGTCGCGCGTGTCTTCGCCGATGCCCGAACCCACCTTCGTCACCTCGCCCGGCGTGCGAGACAGCTTGGGCACGACGCCGGTCATCGTCACCTCGCCCAGCGTGGGATGCGGCATCTTCAGCAGCATCTCGCGTGCCCGGTAGTGCTGGTCTTCGAAGATGTCGGCAATGGTGTTCACGCGCGACGTGGGCACCTCGGCTTCCATCAGGATGCGCACCGCGTCATCGGCCGTCTGCTGCGAACTCCAGGCGGTGACGAGGCCGTCGATCTCCTCCACGCGTTCACCGCGCGCGCGCTGCGTGGCATAACGCGGGTCGGTGGCCCACTCGGGGTGCCCCATCGCGTTGGCCAGCCGTCGGAAGATGGCGTCGTTGTTGGCCGCGATCAGCACCCAGTGGCCGTCCTGCGTGGGGTACAGGCTGTTGGGCGCGGTGTTCATCAGGCGCGAACCCTGGCGCTTGGGCACATAGCCGGTGCGGGCATAGGTGGGCACGGCTTCTTCCATTTGCGAAAACGCACTTTCGTACAAGGCCACGTCGATCATCTGGCCGATGCCACTGCGCGTGCGCTCGTACAGCGCCATGACGGTGCCGAACGCGGCGTAGACGGCGGTGAGGTAGTCGGTGGTGGCCAGCGCGCAGCGCGCGGGCGGGCGGTCCGGGTCGCCGGTGAGGTGGCGCACGCCGGCCACGGCTTCGCAGATGGCGCCGTAGCCCGGCAGGTCGCGGTAAGGGCCGCTCTGGCCATAGCCGCTGATGCGCACCGTCACCAGGCCGGGGTTGCGCTGGCGCAGCACTTCTTCGCCCAAGCCGAGCCGGTCGAGCACGCCGGGGCGGAAGTTCTCGACCAGGATGTCGGCCTTGTCGAGGAGTTGCAGCGCGATGTCGCGTCCCTGCGGGGTCTTCAGGTCCAGCGCGATGGCGCGCTTGTTGCGGTACATCGACGAGGCATAGAGCGACACGCCGTCGATCTGGGCGCCGAAGTTGCGTCCCGGGTCGCCTTCGTGGGACTCGATCTTGATCACGTCGGCGCCGAAGTCCGCGAGCAGCCGCGCACACACGGGGCCGGCGATGGTGGAGGAGAGTTCGACGACGCGGTGGCCGGCCAGCGGGCCGCGGCGCTCAGGTGAAGGTGCGTTCATGTTGAGCCTTGGAGGACGGTGGGTTCGCTATGGGCGTGGGGCAGGGCGTGGCGGGCCACGTCCAGAATGCCGCGCACGATGTAAGGCACGGCGATGGCTTCGGCGAAGCGGCCGTTGGTGGGTGGGCCGATGGCGAACAAGCGGTCGTGCACGCGGCCATGGGCATCGAGCAGGCGCCCGCCCATGTCCACATCGATGCCCGCGCCGCCCGGCGCGTCGCGGCCCACGCCATCGGCGATCAGGGCTTGCCAGAATGGGTTTTGCGAGGCGCTGGGCCGAGGCTGCGGGCCGGTGCAGTTGATGATTGCGTCGACGTGCAGGGTCTGGCATTCGCCGCGTTCCCGCGACGCGTACGACACGTGCAGCCCATGGCCGCGCCGATGTGCGCCACGCAGACGGCCGGCCGCAAAACCCAATTGCCCGCGCTCCACACCTGCCCGCGCGATCGCCTCGGTCTGGGGCGGGTTGCGGAAGCGGAAACTGTCGTACCAGCTCTTGACGTGGCGCTGGTACTGGCGCTGTTCCGCCGGCGACCATTGGTTCCAGAGGATCCAGGCGGCATCGCGGAATTCGTCGAACGGCACGTGCCAGCTGGACGTGGCTTCATCGACCTCGGCGATCTTGCGGCGCAGCAGGGCCACTGTTTGCCGCATCGAGAGCGCGTGCCCGGCCTCGCGCAGGAGCGGGGGGTCTTGCTCGAACACGCGTTCCCACATCGAACGCGTCGACCGGTGCGGATTCTGCGAGGCCGGGCGCAAGCCACGCCGCGACAGCGCCAGGACCGGGCCTTGGTGGCCTTTCGCGGCCAGCACCGCGAAGGTGTCGGAGGCGGTGAGGCCGGAGCCGATCAGCAGGACCGAGGCCCCGCTGCCGATCGCGTCGAACCGGTGCGTGGCCCAGGGGTTGCCGAACCAGCCCGGGTGGTCAGAGATGGCGGACAGCTCGCGCGGCGTGCCGACCGCGTTCCAGCCCAGGGCGAGAATGCAGTGATCCGCACGGATGCGCTGTCCACCGTGCAGCCCCACCTCCACGTGCGCGGCACCGGGCGACGCGCGCAGGGCTTGTTGCTGGACGTGGTCGATGGCCGAGCCACTCGGGTTGGACCGTGCGTGGCGTGCGACCTCGGCCGCCATGTAGCGGCCGAAGGCGCCGCGCCGCGCGAACACCAGGCCGCTGGCCGCCGTGGCCTGCGGGTCCAGCGCCGCCTCGCCGGTTCGCGCCATCCAGTCCGCGAAGTCGCCCGGGGCATCCGGGTAGGGCGAGTGGATGTGGGCAGGGCCGTTGAGCCGCAGGTCGGGGTCGACGGCCGCGTGGGCAATGCCCATGCCCAGCGCGGCGCTGGGCTCGACGATGCGGATGTCCAGCGGCTCCTGCGAGCGCTGGCTCAGGTGGATGGCGCACGCGGCGCCACTGAAGCCGCCGCCCACGATCACGACAACGCGTCGATCGGTCATGGCGCCCTTACTCGAAAGAGAGCTTGGCGTCCTGCGTCAGCTTGTTCAGGCGATCGGTCTCGGTCTTGATGAAGGTCGCGAAGGACGCCGAACTGCCGCCCACGATGTCCATGCGCGTGCCCAGTTGCTGGCGCACGTCGGGCAGCGCGAGCGCGCGGTTGAGTTCGGCATTGAGCCTCTGCACGATCTCCGGGGGCGTCCCCTTGGGCGCGTGAAAGCCCACCCAGCCCGCCGTTTCCACCGTGCCCAGGCCCGCCTCGGCGGCGGTCATCACATCGGGCAACGAGGCGTTGCGCTTCGCGGCGGTCACCGCCAGCGGAACCACGCGGCCCGATTTGATCAGCGGCAGGGCCGAGGTGATCGAGTCGATGGCGACGGGAACGACGGAGGACAGCAAGGCGGTCTGCATCGCGGCCGGACCGCTGTGGGGCACATGGACCAGGGGGATTTTCGAGTGGGCCCGCAGCGTCTCGATCGCGAAATGCGAGGGCGATCCCACGCCGTACGAACCGATGTTGAGTCCGCCCGGCGTGGACTTGGCCTGGGCCAGGAAGTCCGCCGCCGTCTTGATGCCGGAGGTCGGCAGCGTGATGAGCACCAGGGGCGACACGCCGACCAGGCCGATCGGAATCAGATCGTTTTCGGGGGAGTACTGCAGCTTGTCCTTGAAGATCGCACGGGCCGCCGTGGTCGAGCCGGGCACCGTGGCCATGATGGTGTAGCCGTCGCCCGCCATGCGCGCAACCGTCGTGGCCGCGAGAACGCCGCTGGCGCCGGGCTTGTTCTCGATCACCAAGGGTTGCCCCATGCTTTCGGACATCTTCGGCCCGAGCAGACGCGCGATGAAGTCGGTGGCGCTGCCCGGCGGATAGCCGACCACGACCTGGATCGGGCGGGAAGGGTAGGCCTGCGCGCCGGCCACGCCGGGCCACAGGCCCGCGCCAAGCGTGCCCATGGTGCCGAACGCACCCAGGGTGCCGAGAACCTGTCGTCTGCTGGGGAATGCCATGTCTTGTCTCCTGTTGGATGTCGGTGGGGAAATGACGGTCCGCATGAGGGCGATGCCAGTATGGGGTTGCCCACCTATGTGGTCAACCAGGTTTACCATGTGGGTAAAAAAAATCAGCGCATCGGGCGCAACTTGGGTCCGAGGTTGCGCTGCGTCTTGCGGTAGGCGTCGCCCACCCAGTCGCACAGCAGGCTGCGGGTCTGGGCGGGTTCGATGATGTCCACCACGCCAAAGCGTTCGGCTGTGCGGTAGGGCGAGCCCAGCGGTGCGAAGCTGGCTTCGAGTTCGTCGCGCGTTTTCTGCGGATCGTCCGACGCCTCGATCTCGCGCTTGAAGGCCGCGGCGACGCCGCCTTCGATGGGGATCGAGCCCCAGCGCGCGGAGGGCCAGCCGAAGCGGTGCGGCAGCGCCGTGCCCGAAGGACCGACCCACGGCCCGAGCATGCTGCCGGCCAGGCCGAAGGTGCGCCGCAGCACCACGGAGATCCAGGGCACGGTGGATTGCTCGATGGCCGCCGAGGCCTTGAGCGTGGCGATCATCGTGCCTTCGCGTTCGGCGTTCGGGCCGGTCATGGTGCCCGGTTGGTCGGGCAGGTTGACGATGGGCAGGTGGAAGGTGTCGCACATGTCGACGAAGCGCTCCAGCTTGCGGGCGGCGGCGGCAGTGAGGGCGCCGCCCATGATGGCGGGGTTGTTCGTGATCACGCCGACCGGGTAGCCGTGCAGGCGCGCCAGCGCGGTCACGGTGGAGCGGCCGTATTGCGGCGAGATCTCGAAGACGGAGTCCGTGTCGAAGATGGCCTTGAGAATGGGCAGCGGCGCGAAGGTCTTGCGCCGGTTGCGCGGAATCGCATCGTTGAGCCAGGGCTCTTCGCGATGGGGGTCGTCGGCCGTTGCGCCTCTTGAGGGCTGCTCCCATACGTTGGCGGGCATGTACGATAGGAACTTGCGCACCATCTCGAACGCGTCGTCCTGCGAGTTCGCGATGTTGTTCACCAGTCCGCTTTCGCGGTGCACGTCGGCGCCGCCCAGGGCTTCCTTGTCAATGTCGATGCCCAACGCCTGTTTGACCACAGGCGGCCCGGCGGCGAACACCTGGCTCTGGCCGCGCACCATGACGGTGAAATGCGCGGTGGCCACGCGCAATGCTCCCAGGCCGGCACAGGCCCCGACGGCCACACCGACCACCGGCACTTCGCCCAGAAGCGCCTGCGAAGGCAGGAGCGCGTAGCCCGGAATCTTTGTGTGCCCCATTTGCTGCAGCAGCTTCACGCTGCCGCCGGCCGTGTCGACGAAGCGCACCAGCGGCAGCTTGTACTCGTTGGCGTAGCGGTCTGCGTAGATCCACTTCTCGGAGACCGCCGCCTCGGACGAGCCGCCACGGATCGAGGAGTCGTCGGCGATGACCACGGTGCGGCGGCCGTTCAGATGGGCCAGCCCCATGACGTGGTTCGACGGCGTGAACGACTCCAGCTGGCCCTGTGCGCCGTACCGGCCTTTGCCCGCCAGCATGCCCAGTTCGCGAAAGCTGCCCGGGTCGGCGATGGCGAGCAGATGTTCTCTTGCCGTGCGTTTGCCCGCGGCCCGCAGCCGGGCGACGGCTTCTTCGCCGCCGTGTGCGGCCGCGCCGGCCCGGCGCTGCGCCATCTCGTCGAGCTCGGGCTGCCATTCGGAAGAGGGGTGTGTCATGCGTGGTTCCTCAAACGTTTCGATGGTTTTGCCTGCCGTCTCCTGCAAGCGCATCCGCAGTATGCAGGCATGTCCTCAATTGGTCAACCATGTTTACTATATGCGCTCATCCACCTGCGCGCTAGACTCTGCGCATGCCTTCATCCTCGCCGTCGAAAACTTCCAGAACAGCATCCTCTACCGACAAGCTGGCCGTCGTTCGGGCCAACGCCATCGGGCGCTTGCTGCTGCTGGCGCGCAAGAGTTTCATGCGCCGGGTGACGCAGGAACTGCGCGACCAGGGCAAGCCGGAACTGCCTGCCGCCTTCCTCAGCCTCTCCCCCTACATCGACGCCGAAGGCACGCGCAACACCGATCTGGCCGAGCGCGCCGGCGTGACCAAACAAGCCATCGGAAAAATCGTCAAGGAGTACGAGCTCAACGGTCTGCTCATGCGCACCCCCGATGAAAGCGACGGACGTGCGTGGCGGGTCAGCATCACGGCCGAGGGCTTGCGGCAACTGGCGCAAACGTACCGCGTGGTGGCCCGGATCGAAAAACACTACGAAGCGCTCATCGGGCCAGACCTGTTCCCCGAGGTCCGCAGAGCCTTGCGCCTGATCGTCGACGACGCAGCAGCGCCTGGCGCGGTCGCCAAGCACCGCTCCCGGGGCGGGAAGAAAGGGCTATGAATCCTCCGCTGCCTTTTGTTTGGGCAGTGTGAAGTGGAATGCCGTGCCTTCGCCGGGGCGCGACTCCACCCAGATGTGCCCGCCATGGCGCTCCACGATCTTCTTGCAGATGGACAGGCCAATGCCCGCACCTTCGTAGGTACTGCGCGTGTGCAGGCGCTGGAAGGCCTGGAAGATGCGGTCGAAGAACTCTGGCGCGATGCCGATGCCGTTGTCTTCCACGGAGATCTGCCAGTGTGTTTCCAGGTCCTGGATCCGGATGCGCACCTGCGGGTCGGTCTCGCTGCGGAACTTGAGCGCGTTGCCTATCAGGTTCTGGAATAGCTGCATCATGCCGATCGGGTCCGCTACCACCGAGGGCAGTGGCGTGCGCACGATCCGCACCTCGCTGTCGCTCACGGCCTTGGCCAGATTCGCCAGGGCGTCGTTCAACGCATCGTCGAGCGCCAGTGGCTTCATCTGGGTGGTCGCGCGGCCTGCTCGGGAGTACAGGAGCAGCGCATCGATCAGCAGGCGCATGCGTTGCGCGCCACCGAGGATGAACTCGATGAACTCGAGCCCTTCGCTGTCCAGCCGGTCCGCGTAGCGCCGTTTGATCAGTTGGGCGTAGCTGGACATCATGCGCAGCGGCTCCATCAGGTCGTGTGAGGTGACGTAGGCGAACTGCTCCAGATCCAGGTTGGAGCGCGCGAGCTCGGCCATGCGCCGCCGGATCTCTTCTTCCGCGGCCTTGCGCTGGGAGATGTCGCGCGCCACGCTGGCGATCAGCCAGCGGTCGTGCAGGTACACGGCGCGACGGGTCGACTCGATGGTGGTGATGCTGCCGTCGTCGCGCCGCAACTGGCGTTCGTTGGTGAGCGAAAGCGGGTAGTTGCGGATCAGTTCGGCGTAGACCTCCCGCAACTCCGCTTCCTCGACGTTGGCCTCTTTCATGACCCACTTCAAGCCGCGCGCGAGCAAGGTCTTGCGGTCGGTGCCGTAGAGCTTGCCGGCGCCTTCGTTGAGGTCGACGTACTCCAGACTTTGCGGGTCGATCATGTACACGCCGTCCACCGCCTCGTTCACGGCCAGGCGCATCTGCTCGATCTGCTGCTGGGCGAACAGGCGCTCGGCCAGGTCCCGCATCGTGACCGCCACGATCCATTCTTCGCCCATCTGGAACGCGTGCTTGGTCAGTTCGACCGGACAGCGGTAGCCCTGCCTGTGGTAGCCCTGAACCTCGGAGATCAGGGGCTGCGGGTACTGCCCTATGAGCTTGCGGAAATCGCGCTCGATGGCCTCGCGGTCCAGGTACTCCCACCACGGCCCATAGGGTTGCGCGCCGATGAGCTGCTCGCGGGTGTGCCGCAGCATGCGGCAGGCCACTTCATTGGCATCCAGGATGGTCCAGGTCGCCGGGCGGATCAGCAGCATGCCGTCGGGGCAGAGATCGAGCGCGCGCACGAGACGCTCCAGGTGTTGCGAAGGGCTGGGTGGCGCGTCCACGTCGGAGGCGGGCGCAGCCATCGACACGCGGATCACCATTTCGCCGGCGTCGTCGTCGTGCGCCAGTCGCAGTTCGGTGGAGACCGTCGAGCCATCGCAGCGCCGGGTGACCACGGAGCAGGGCGACACGGTGTGCCGCCCGATGCCCTCCCAGCCCAGATCGGACAAGGCCATGCCCACAAGGTAGACGTGGGGCATGGCGGGGGCCAGGAACTGGTGCGCCGCGCAGTTCGCAAAGGAGATTCTGCCGCCCGAGGCGCACAGCCAGATTTCCGACGATAGCTCCAGCAGATGCTTGAAATTCATGAGCGCCGATGTATCGCTTTCACTGGACTGGGAATGATAGGCCCCTACCGGCATCTGTATGGCACGATGTGCGCCGCAGGCGGCCATTGGGACCGGTGTGTGGATGGAGACAAGCCGGTGACACCTGCCTCTTGCGGCGCTGCACAAACTTTCTAGAATCGAACGGTCGTTCTTTTCATGACCATGCGGCGGTCCTTGACCGCCGACACACCCAGGAGATTCCATGACCGCTGAGTACCAGGTCCACGGCGATGTGGCCGTCATCACCATGAACAACCCGCCGGTCAACGGCCTGGGACTGGCGACCCGCCAGGGCATCACCGACAGCCTGGCGAAGGCGGAAGCCGACCCGGCGGTCAAGGCCATCGTGCTCACGGGCGCGGGCAAGGCGTTCTCGGGCGGCGCGGACATCCGCGAGTTCGGCACGCCCAAGGCCCTGGCCGAGCCCAACCTGCTGTCGGTGATCCTGGCGGTGGAGAACGCCGCCAAGCCGGTGGTTGCCGCGATCCATTCGGTGTGCATGGGCGGTGGCCTGGAGTTGGCGCTGGGTTGCCACTACCGCATTGCCGCGCCCGGCACCAGCGTGGCACTGCCCGAAGTGAAGCTCGGCCTGATCCCCGGTGCCGGTGGTACGCAGCGCCTGCCGCGCGCCCTGGGCGTGGAGCCGGCGCTGAACATGATCGTGAGCGGTGAGCCGGTCAAGAGCGAACTGCTGGCCCAGGTACCCGGCCAGAAGCTGTTCGACAAGATCGCCGCGGCGCCCGAAAGCCTGGCCGAGGAAGCGCTGGCCCTGGCCCGCGAAATGGCCACGAAGCACGCCGACGGCAGCGCCTTGCCCAAGGTGCGCAACCTGCCGTGCAAACACCCGCAGGGCGATGCCTATTTCCAGTTCGCGCGCAACATGGTCAAGGGCATGGCGAAGAACTTCCCGGCGCCAGCCAAATGCGTGGACGCGGTGGAGGCCGCGACCAAGAAGAAGTTCGACGACGGCATGGTGTTCGAGCGCGAGATCTTCATCAACCTGATGTGGACGCCCGAATGCCGCGCGCTGCGCCACCTGTTCACCGCCGAGCGCGCCGCCGGCAAGATCCCGGATGTGCCCGAAGACACGCCCAGGCGCGAGATCGCTTCGGTGGCCATCATTGGCGCGGGCACCATGGGCGGCGGCATTGCCATGAACTTCCTCAACGCCGGCATCCCGGTGAAGATCCTGGAGATGAAGCAGGAAGCGCTGGACCGCGGCATCGCGACCATCCGCAAGAACTACGAAGCCCAGGTGAAGAAGGGCAAGCTCAAGCAGGACAAGTACGAACAGCGCATGGCCTTGCTCACCACCACGCTCAGCTACGACGACATCGGTTCGGCCGACCTCGTGATCGAGGCCGTGTTCGAAGAGATCGGCGTGAAGGAAAAGGTGTTCAAGGAACTCGACCGCGTGATGAAGCCGGGTGCGATCCTCGCGTCCAACACCTCCACGCTGGACGTGAACCAGATCGCCGGCTTCACGAAACGCCCGCAGGACGTGGTGGGCCTGCACTTCTTCAGCCCGGCCAACGTGATGAAGCTGCTGGAGGTGGTGCGCGGCGACAAGACCGCCAAGGACGTGCTGGCCACCGTGATGGCCCTGGCCAAGAAGATCAAGAAGACCGCCGTGGTCTCGGGCGTGTGCGACGGCTTCATCGGCAACCGCATGGTCGAGCAATACGGCCGCCAGGGCGGCTTCCTGCTCGACGAGGGCTGCACGCCCGAGCAGGTGGACAAGGCGATCGAGAAGTTCGGCTTCGCGATGGGTCCGTTCCGCATGGGCGACCTGGCCGGCAACGACATCGGCTGGGCGATCCGCAAGCGCCGGTATGTGGAAAAGCCCGACATGAAGTACAGCAAGACCGCCGACCTGCTGTGCGAGAAGGGGCGCTTCGGGCAGAAGACCGGCGCGGGCTGGTACGACTACGTACCGGGCAAGCGCGACGCGATTCCCAATGCCGAGGTGGTGAAGATGATCGAGGAACACCGCAAGTCCCTCGGCATCACGCCGCGCAAGATCTCCGACGAGGAGATCGTGCAGCGCCTGGTGTACTCGCTGGTGAACGAAGCCGCGCACATCCTGGAAGAGGGCATCGCCAACAAGGCCAGCGACATCGACGTGGTCTACATCTTTGGCTACGGCTTCCCGATCCACCGCGGCGGCCCGATGATCTACGCGGACACCGTGGGCCTGTTCAACGTGGTGCAGAGCATGAAACGCTTTGCGAAGAATCCGCTGGACGACGCGAAGTTCTGGGAGCCGGCGCCGCTGCTCCAACGTTTGGTCGCTGAGGGAAAAACCTTCAACTGATCCCACCCACACAAGACCGAACAGGAGAACATTCCATGACCAACGCCGTCATCGTTTCCACCGCCCGCACGCCCCTGGCCAAGAGCTGGAAGGGCGCCTTCAACATGACCCACGGCGCCACGCTCGGCGGCCACGCGGTGCAGCACGCCGTGCAGCGCGCCGGTATCGACGCCGCCGAAGTCGACGACGTCCTCATGGGCTGCGCCAACCCCGAGGGCGCCACGGGGGCCAACATCGCGCGCCAGATCGCGCTGCGCGCGGGCCTGCCCATCACCACCTCGGGCGTCACCGTCAACCGCTTCTGCTCTTCGGGTCTGCAGACCATCGCCATGGCGGCGCAGCGCATCATCGCCAACGAAGGCGACGTGTACGTGGCCGGTGGCGTGGAGAGCATTTCCTGCGTGCAGCAGGAAATGAACACCCACATGCTGGCCGACCCGTGGCTGGTGAAGCACAAGCCCGAGATCTACTGGAACATGCTGCAGACCGCCGAGCAGGTGGCCAAGCGCTACAACATCGGGCGCGACGCCATGGACGAGTACGGCGCGGCCAGCCAGCAGAAGGCCACGGCCGCGCTGGAAGCCGGGCTGTTCAAGGCCGAGATCGCGCCCATCACCGTGACCGCCGGCGTGGCCGACAAAGTCATGGGCCTGACCACGAAGCAGGTGACGGTGGAGAACGACGAAGGCATCCGTGCCGGCACCACCCAGGAAGGCATCAGCGGCATCCGCCCGGCCATGCCTGGTGGGCTGATCTCCGCTGGCAACGCCAGCCAGTTCAGCGATGGTGGTGGAGCCTGCGTGGTGATGAACGAAACCCTGGCCGAGAAGCGCGGCCTCAAACCGCTGGGTCGATTCCTCGGTTTCGCGGTCGCCGGTTGCGAGCCCGATGAAATGGGCATCGGCCCGGTGTTCGCCATTCCCAAGGTGCTCAAGCGCCTGGGGCTGAAGATGGACGACATCGACCTGTGGGAGCTCAACGAAGCCTTTGCGGTGCAGGTGATCTACTGCCGCGACAAGCTGGGCATTCCGGGTGACCGCTTGAACGTCAATGGTGGCGCGATCGCCGTGGGCCACCCCTATGGCGTGTCGGGCCAGCGCCTGACCGGCCACGCGCTGATCGAAGGCAAGCGCCGCGGCGCCAAGCGCGTCTGCGTGACGATGTGCATTGGTGGTGGCATGGGTGCCGCCGGGGTATTCGAAGTGCTCTGACGAGCACGCCCCCCGCGCCGCCTTCGGCGTCACCCCCCTCGGGGGGCGATGCCTAGGACCGGCGGAGCCGGATCCGCGGCATCTCTGGATGGGGTCACGCGCTCCGGCTTCGTGGATTGTTCTGGAAGGGATTCATGTCATTGCGCCCCACGGTCGATTTTCTGCT
The sequence above is a segment of the Hydrogenophaga sp. BPS33 genome. Coding sequences within it:
- a CDS encoding acyl-CoA carboxylase subunit beta — protein: MTHPSSEWQPELDEMAQRRAGAAAHGGEEAVARLRAAGKRTAREHLLAIADPGSFRELGMLAGKGRYGAQGQLESFTPSNHVMGLAHLNGRRTVVIADDSSIRGGSSEAAVSEKWIYADRYANEYKLPLVRFVDTAGGSVKLLQQMGHTKIPGYALLPSQALLGEVPVVGVAVGACAGLGALRVATAHFTVMVRGQSQVFAAGPPVVKQALGIDIDKEALGGADVHRESGLVNNIANSQDDAFEMVRKFLSYMPANVWEQPSRGATADDPHREEPWLNDAIPRNRRKTFAPLPILKAIFDTDSVFEISPQYGRSTVTALARLHGYPVGVITNNPAIMGGALTAAAARKLERFVDMCDTFHLPIVNLPDQPGTMTGPNAEREGTMIATLKASAAIEQSTVPWISVVLRRTFGLAGSMLGPWVGPSGTALPHRFGWPSARWGSIPIEGGVAAAFKREIEASDDPQKTRDELEASFAPLGSPYRTAERFGVVDIIEPAQTRSLLCDWVGDAYRKTQRNLGPKLRPMR
- a CDS encoding FAD/NAD(P)-binding protein → MTDRRVVVIVGGGFSGAACAIHLSQRSQEPLDIRIVEPSAALGMGIAHAAVDPDLRLNGPAHIHSPYPDAPGDFADWMARTGEAALDPQATAASGLVFARRGAFGRYMAAEVARHARSNPSGSAIDHVQQQALRASPGAAHVEVGLHGGQRIRADHCILALGWNAVGTPRELSAISDHPGWFGNPWATHRFDAIGSGASVLLIGSGLTASDTFAVLAAKGHQGPVLALSRRGLRPASQNPHRSTRSMWERVFEQDPPLLREAGHALSMRQTVALLRRKIAEVDEATSSWHVPFDEFRDAAWILWNQWSPAEQRQYQRHVKSWYDSFRFRNPPQTEAIARAGVERGQLGFAAGRLRGAHRRGHGLHVSYASRERGECQTLHVDAIINCTGPQPRPSASQNPFWQALIADGVGRDAPGGAGIDVDMGGRLLDAHGRVHDRLFAIGPPTNGRFAEAIAVPYIVRGILDVARHALPHAHSEPTVLQGST
- a CDS encoding acetyl-CoA carboxylase biotin carboxylase subunit: MFHKVMIANRGAVAARVLRSLKALGIRTVAVHSEADQDLPYLALADEVYAIGASDPRASYLNQDALLDVMQRSGADGLHPGYGFLSENAGFAQRVNDSGACFIGPSPRWIEAMGHKTRARELMAQHGMPMGASSELLDTNEARTLAEAARVGYPVLVKPAGGGGGIGMLAARDDAQLLKAVEQARSLAQRSFGNAELYLERLVERPRHVEFQILADRHGNVRHLFERDCSVQRRHQKVIEEAGAPAIPRAQVDAAADQAASILAGLGYDVIGTVETLYDGAGHFHFLEMNTRLQVEHAVTEAVTGIDLVRAQVRLAWGDRLDDVLPKDIELQGHAIEARIYAEDPVRFFPSPGPLKTLRFPRAEGVRVETGFAEGNTITPFYDPMIGKLIAHGTTRAQAIERLVAALDATTIEGVKTNIAFVRQVLQSPSFNAGEVHTGLGAEVLEQARKQPTVPAPV
- a CDS encoding CaiB/BaiF CoA transferase family protein, with protein sequence MNAPSPERRGPLAGHRVVELSSTIAGPVCARLLADFGADVIKIESHEGDPGRNFGAQIDGVSLYASSMYRNKRAIALDLKTPQGRDIALQLLDKADILVENFRPGVLDRLGLGEEVLRQRNPGLVTVRISGYGQSGPYRDLPGYGAICEAVAGVRHLTGDPDRPPARCALATTDYLTAVYAAFGTVMALYERTRSGIGQMIDVALYESAFSQMEEAVPTYARTGYVPKRQGSRLMNTAPNSLYPTQDGHWVLIAANNDAIFRRLANAMGHPEWATDPRYATQRARGERVEEIDGLVTAWSSQQTADDAVRILMEAEVPTSRVNTIADIFEDQHYRAREMLLKMPHPTLGEVTMTGVVPKLSRTPGEVTKVGSGIGEDTRDVLLNDLGMSEADLTRLEAARAIWCGPSPAESAHAGASQAAFG
- a CDS encoding Bug family tripartite tricarboxylate transporter substrate binding protein encodes the protein MAFPSRRQVLGTLGAFGTMGTLGAGLWPGVAGAQAYPSRPIQVVVGYPPGSATDFIARLLGPKMSESMGQPLVIENKPGASGVLAATTVARMAGDGYTIMATVPGSTTAARAIFKDKLQYSPENDLIPIGLVGVSPLVLITLPTSGIKTAADFLAQAKSTPGGLNIGSYGVGSPSHFAIETLRAHSKIPLVHVPHSGPAAMQTALLSSVVPVAIDSITSALPLIKSGRVVPLAVTAAKRNASLPDVMTAAEAGLGTVETAGWVGFHAPKGTPPEIVQRLNAELNRALALPDVRQQLGTRMDIVGGSSASFATFIKTETDRLNKLTQDAKLSFE
- a CDS encoding MarR family winged helix-turn-helix transcriptional regulator yields the protein MPSSSPSKTSRTASSTDKLAVVRANAIGRLLLLARKSFMRRVTQELRDQGKPELPAAFLSLSPYIDAEGTRNTDLAERAGVTKQAIGKIVKEYELNGLLMRTPDESDGRAWRVSITAEGLRQLAQTYRVVARIEKHYEALIGPDLFPEVRRALRLIVDDAAAPGAVAKHRSRGGKKGL